A single region of the Vagococcus teuberi genome encodes:
- a CDS encoding urease accessory protein UreF, producing the protein MYINNKSFKNYLDVVQVCDSTFPIGTFNHSFGMENYLRTDKVDNAEDFELWLDTYLKTQFKYGEGLLISLCFDALEKDEIDKIWFYDQLITCSSQSVETRNGTKMIAKQMIDLIQILHDIPLITKYAELIQSKEVYGNPAIVFAIFAYIKGLEKNESIFLYGYSINSTMIQNAVRAIPLGQKIGQLVLQRTFTVLKDIIEEIKDLDSNYLGANVPGIELSQIKHETQIFRLFMS; encoded by the coding sequence ATGTACATTAACAATAAATCATTTAAAAATTATTTAGACGTTGTACAGGTGTGTGATTCGACATTTCCCATAGGAACGTTTAATCATTCTTTTGGTATGGAAAATTATTTAAGAACGGACAAAGTAGATAATGCCGAAGATTTTGAATTATGGCTAGATACGTATTTGAAAACACAATTTAAGTATGGGGAAGGATTACTTATTTCGTTATGTTTTGATGCGTTAGAAAAAGATGAAATAGATAAAATATGGTTTTATGATCAATTAATTACTTGTTCCTCTCAATCAGTTGAAACAAGAAATGGGACAAAAATGATAGCCAAACAAATGATAGATTTAATCCAAATATTACATGATATTCCTTTAATTACAAAATATGCAGAGTTGATTCAATCGAAAGAAGTTTATGGTAACCCTGCTATAGTATTTGCTATTTTTGCGTATATTAAAGGATTAGAGAAAAATGAATCTATTTTCTTATATGGATATAGTATTAATTCTACCATGATCCAAAATGCAGTAAGAGCTATTCCCTTAGGTCAAAAGATAGGTCAGCTAGTCTTACAACGAACCTTTACAGTATTAAAAGACATAATTGAGGAAATAAAAGATTTAGATTCAAATTATTTAGGAGCTAATGTCCCTGGAATAGAACTATCTCAAATTAAGCATGAAACACAAATATTTAGACTATTTATGTCATAG
- a CDS encoding urease accessory protein UreE has product MIFNKIDTTIDEVNDIETFHVETVSLTHDELNKKILRVTSDHGNDYGINLSEDSEKLSNGAIFFIDDHNVLLVTVRSEKMIIVSPSTIDEMGEVAHMLGNTHKPVVVEDGQIVLEFDPTVVELLDAKSVDYRIDVIQLKKPLKHVDLSHVH; this is encoded by the coding sequence ATGATTTTTAATAAAATAGATACAACAATAGATGAAGTAAATGATATAGAAACATTCCATGTCGAAACGGTATCTTTAACTCATGATGAATTGAATAAGAAAATACTACGTGTGACGTCTGATCATGGCAATGATTATGGGATTAACTTATCAGAAGATAGTGAAAAATTAAGTAATGGAGCAATATTTTTTATCGATGATCATAATGTATTACTCGTTACAGTCCGTTCAGAAAAAATGATTATAGTCAGTCCTTCAACAATTGATGAAATGGGAGAGGTTGCTCATATGTTAGGAAATACTCATAAACCTGTTGTCGTAGAAGATGGACAAATAGTTTTAGAGTTTGATCCGACAGTTGTCGAATTACTTGATGCCAAATCTGTTGATTATCGCATTGATGTGATTCAATTAAAAAAACCATTAAAACACGTGGACTTGTCTCATGTACATTAA
- the ureC gene encoding urease subunit alpha: MSFELDRKKYSQMFGPVIGDSIRLGDTDLFAAIEKDYTVHGQESKFGGGKVLRDGMGVSATETRRSNPLVVDTIITNATIIDYTGIIKADIGIRDGKIIAIGKGGNPDNMDNIDFVVGASTEAISAEGLIVTAGGLDIHVHFISPGLAHAALDNGITTLFGGGTGPADGTNSATTSPGKWHIEKMLQSAENLPINFGVMAKGSGATPETIAEQIEAGAMAIKTHEDWGATSAGIDNSLKAADEYDVQFAVHTDSLNEGGFVGNTLDAFAGRTVHTFHTEGAGGGHAPDIMVVAGHDNVLPSSTNPTNPYTVNEISELFDMVMVCHNLDPKLPEDVSFAESRVRKQTIAAEDVLHDMGALSIMTSDAMAMGRVGEVAMRCWQLADKMKKQRGPLEGDSEFNDNNRIKRYIAKYTINPAITNGVSDYIGSVEVGKFADLVIWEPAKFGAKPKMVLKMGMITYGVMGDASSSLPTPQPRLMRDLFGAYGKAVETTNITFVSTYAYEHGIKDQINLGKVVLPVHNTRNLTKRDMKLNNYSPKTISVDPQTFDVKIDDELITCEPIDQVALSQRYYLF; the protein is encoded by the coding sequence ATGAGTTTTGAATTAGATAGAAAAAAATATTCACAAATGTTTGGCCCTGTGATAGGAGATAGCATTCGTTTAGGAGATACTGATTTATTTGCAGCTATCGAAAAAGATTATACAGTTCATGGTCAAGAGAGTAAATTTGGTGGAGGAAAAGTATTACGTGATGGAATGGGCGTTAGTGCGACAGAAACACGCCGTTCAAATCCTCTAGTAGTGGATACTATTATTACTAATGCGACAATTATAGACTACACAGGAATTATCAAAGCAGATATTGGTATTCGTGATGGAAAAATTATCGCAATTGGTAAAGGTGGAAATCCAGACAACATGGATAACATTGACTTTGTTGTTGGTGCAAGTACTGAAGCAATATCTGCAGAAGGTTTAATTGTTACTGCAGGAGGTTTAGATATCCATGTGCATTTTATTTCACCAGGATTAGCTCATGCAGCGTTGGATAATGGTATCACAACACTATTTGGTGGAGGGACAGGTCCAGCTGATGGAACGAATTCAGCGACAACCTCTCCAGGTAAATGGCATATCGAAAAAATGTTACAATCAGCTGAAAATTTACCAATTAACTTTGGTGTTATGGCAAAAGGATCTGGTGCTACGCCGGAAACTATCGCTGAGCAAATTGAAGCAGGCGCTATGGCAATTAAGACCCATGAAGATTGGGGTGCAACTAGTGCAGGTATTGATAATTCATTAAAAGCTGCTGATGAATATGATGTACAATTTGCTGTGCATACTGACTCATTAAACGAAGGTGGATTTGTAGGGAATACACTTGATGCTTTTGCAGGAAGAACAGTTCATACGTTCCATACTGAAGGTGCTGGTGGAGGTCATGCTCCAGATATTATGGTTGTAGCAGGGCATGATAATGTGTTACCTTCTTCAACTAATCCAACAAATCCATACACAGTAAATGAGATTAGTGAGTTATTTGATATGGTTATGGTTTGTCATAATTTAGATCCAAAATTACCTGAGGACGTATCGTTCGCTGAATCACGTGTACGTAAACAAACTATTGCAGCCGAAGATGTATTACATGATATGGGAGCTTTAAGTATCATGACATCAGACGCGATGGCAATGGGACGTGTTGGTGAAGTTGCAATGCGTTGTTGGCAATTAGCAGATAAAATGAAAAAACAACGTGGACCGTTAGAAGGTGATAGCGAGTTTAATGATAATAATCGTATAAAACGCTATATTGCAAAATATACAATCAACCCAGCTATTACTAATGGTGTATCAGACTATATTGGATCAGTTGAAGTCGGTAAATTTGCTGATTTAGTTATCTGGGAACCAGCTAAATTTGGGGCAAAACCAAAAATGGTATTGAAAATGGGGATGATTACTTACGGTGTTATGGGAGATGCAAGTTCTAGTTTACCGACACCTCAACCTAGACTTATGAGAGATCTTTTTGGTGCTTATGGAAAAGCGGTTGAAACAACTAATATTACGTTTGTTTCAACTTATGCCTATGAACATGGTATTAAAGATCAAATTAACTTAGGAAAAGTAGTTCTTCCAGTACATAATACAAGAAACTTAACGAAACGAGATATGAAATTAAATAATTATAGCCCAAAAACTATCTCAGTAGATCCACAAACATTCGATGTAAAAATCGATGATGAATTGATTACATGTGAACCAATTGATCAAGTAGCATTAAGTCAAAGATACTATTTATTCTAA
- a CDS encoding urease subunit beta — MIPGEYKLAKDPVLCNEGYEAITIEVKNIGDRAVQVGSHFHFFEANEEGLKFDRDKARGKRLDIPAGTAVRFEPGEVRKVNLIDLGGKRRIFGFNDKVNGYLDDDRNK, encoded by the coding sequence ATGATACCAGGAGAATATAAATTAGCAAAAGATCCAGTTCTTTGTAATGAAGGCTATGAAGCAATAACTATCGAAGTTAAAAATATTGGAGATAGAGCTGTTCAAGTAGGTTCTCATTTTCATTTTTTTGAAGCGAATGAAGAAGGATTAAAATTTGACCGAGATAAAGCTAGAGGAAAACGATTAGATATACCAGCAGGAACTGCTGTCCGTTTTGAACCAGGTGAAGTGAGAAAAGTGAATTTAATTGATCTAGGTGGAAAACGTCGTATCTTTGGTTTCAACGATAAAGTAAATGGCTATTTAGATGATGATCGAAATAAATAG
- a CDS encoding urease subunit gamma, with product MQLTTREQEKMMISLAAMIANRRREKKIKLNHPESIALITDLVLEGAREGKSVSELMNDGRTLLTKDDVMEGVSEMIPMIQVEATFPDGTKLVTIHDPIQ from the coding sequence ATGCAATTAACAACAAGAGAACAAGAAAAAATGATGATCAGTTTAGCAGCTATGATAGCAAATAGACGGAGAGAAAAGAAAATTAAATTAAATCATCCAGAAAGTATCGCATTAATTACTGATTTAGTTCTAGAAGGAGCTAGAGAGGGAAAATCAGTTTCTGAGCTGATGAATGATGGGAGAACCCTTTTAACAAAAGATGATGTGATGGAAGGTGTTTCAGAAATGATCCCTATGATTCAAGTTGAAGCAACTTTTCCAGATGGAACTAAGTTAGTAACGATTCACGATCCAATTCAATAA
- a CDS encoding AmiS/UreI family transporter: MLGVILLYVGMVLISNGLYRLQGIKDKSIVVMNLFTGGLSLILNIVALSYGIIANKDASWFYASATGLLFAFTYLYTAINSIFNLDQRLYGWFSLFVAINSIPAGILCFSGYGGNSLYGIIWFLWGILWLTGFIENTLGKDLGKFVGYLAVGEGIVTAWIPGFLMLLSMWPK; this comes from the coding sequence ATGCTTGGTGTGATTTTACTTTATGTAGGTATGGTTCTAATAAGTAATGGGTTGTACCGACTACAAGGAATAAAAGATAAATCTATTGTAGTAATGAATCTTTTTACAGGTGGGCTCAGTTTAATATTAAACATTGTTGCCCTATCCTATGGAATTATTGCTAATAAAGATGCTTCATGGTTTTACGCAAGTGCTACAGGATTATTATTTGCATTTACCTATCTGTATACAGCAATCAATTCAATCTTTAATTTAGACCAAAGATTATATGGTTGGTTTAGTTTATTTGTCGCTATTAACTCAATACCAGCTGGAATACTATGTTTTTCAGGGTATGGTGGAAATTCTTTATATGGAATTATCTGGTTCCTATGGGGAATTTTATGGTTGACAGGTTTTATCGAAAACACATTAGGGAAAGATCTTGGTAAATTCGTTGGCTATTTAGCCGTTGGCGAAGGCATAGTAACAGCTTGGATACCAGGATTTTTAATGTTATTAAGTATGTGGCCAAAATAG
- a CDS encoding ribonuclease J: protein MSEVKIIPLGGVRENGKSIYIAEIEEEIFVMDCGLKYPENEQLGIDMVIPDFSYLVERQDKIAGVFLSHGHADAIGALPYLLEKVSVPVFGSELTIELAKINVKNYPNTKDFDDFHVIDENTIIEFSKSEVSFFRTTHTVPDSMGIVLTTGEGQIVYTGDFKFDQSASPMYQTDFARLAEIGKKGVLALLSDSTNAESNILSASENEVADEVVDTFRYWEGRIIVASVASNLQRIQQVFDAAYLSERFVVLTGKDVEQIVRTAIRLGKLTLPNDELIITEKQMKHKEPHELVILETGRMGEPLNTLQKMASGRHRFIRITEGDLIYITTTPSTAVETMVAKTEDMVYRAGGTVQTISDTVKVSGHANQNDLKLMLNLMKPTFFIPIQGEYRVLAKHAELANQVGIPFKNIFILGKGDILEFETGRLRMTGSIEVENILIDGLGVGDIGNIVLRDRKILSEDGIIIAAITISRREKKIISPARITSRGFVYMKSSNNLMKESGDIVETVVLENLEKQDFDWGVLKQEIRDQLSRYLYEQTKRRPVILPVIMESSQKRK from the coding sequence GTGAGTGAAGTAAAAATAATTCCTCTAGGAGGAGTTAGAGAAAACGGGAAAAGTATCTATATAGCAGAAATTGAGGAAGAAATTTTTGTAATGGATTGTGGGTTGAAATACCCAGAAAATGAACAATTAGGAATTGATATGGTAATCCCTGATTTTTCTTATTTAGTTGAACGTCAAGATAAGATTGCTGGAGTATTTCTAAGTCACGGACATGCAGACGCTATTGGGGCCCTACCTTATCTATTAGAAAAAGTTTCAGTACCAGTATTTGGGTCTGAATTAACAATTGAACTAGCTAAAATTAATGTAAAAAATTACCCTAACACAAAAGATTTTGATGATTTCCACGTGATTGATGAAAACACAATCATTGAATTCAGCAAATCAGAAGTGAGCTTCTTTAGAACAACTCATACTGTTCCAGACTCTATGGGAATTGTGTTAACAACTGGAGAAGGGCAAATCGTTTATACAGGGGATTTCAAATTTGATCAAAGTGCAAGTCCAATGTACCAAACAGATTTTGCTAGATTAGCAGAGATTGGTAAAAAAGGTGTATTAGCTTTACTAAGTGACTCAACTAACGCCGAGAGTAATATATTATCTGCTTCTGAAAATGAAGTGGCTGATGAGGTAGTCGATACATTTAGATATTGGGAAGGTCGCATTATTGTGGCTAGTGTGGCAAGTAATTTGCAACGCATCCAACAAGTATTTGACGCAGCTTATTTGAGTGAGCGATTTGTTGTTCTAACTGGAAAAGATGTTGAGCAAATTGTTCGTACAGCGATTCGTCTAGGAAAACTAACATTACCAAATGATGAGTTGATAATAACAGAAAAACAAATGAAACATAAAGAACCACATGAATTAGTTATTTTAGAAACTGGTCGTATGGGTGAGCCATTAAACACATTGCAAAAAATGGCGAGTGGACGTCACCGTTTTATCCGTATAACAGAAGGCGACCTAATCTACATCACCACAACACCATCAACTGCTGTTGAAACAATGGTAGCCAAAACAGAAGACATGGTTTATCGCGCAGGTGGAACAGTCCAAACTATTTCAGATACAGTGAAAGTTTCAGGACATGCTAACCAAAATGATTTAAAATTGATGTTAAACCTAATGAAACCAACCTTCTTTATCCCTATTCAAGGGGAATACAGAGTGTTAGCCAAACATGCTGAATTGGCAAATCAAGTAGGTATTCCATTTAAAAACATCTTTATCTTAGGTAAAGGAGATATTTTAGAATTTGAAACAGGTCGATTGAGAATGACAGGCTCTATTGAAGTCGAAAATATCTTGATAGATGGACTCGGTGTAGGAGACATTGGAAATATTGTCTTAAGAGATAGAAAAATTTTATCTGAAGATGGTATTATTATCGCAGCCATTACGATTAGTCGTCGCGAGAAAAAAATTATTTCTCCAGCTAGAATCACGTCACGTGGGTTTGTTTACATGAAATCAAGTAATAATTTGATGAAAGAAAGTGGCGATATTGTAGAGACAGTCGTCCTTGAAAATCTTGAAAAGCAAGATTTTGACTGGGGTGTGCTGAAGCAAGAGATAAGAGACCAGTTAAGTCGCTATCTCTACGAACAAACGAAACGTCGACCAGTTATTTTACCAGTGATTATGGAGTCTAGTCAGAAAAGAAAATAA
- a CDS encoding PLP-dependent aminotransferase family protein: protein MNIILERETNTPLYRQIMNQLIYQIDEGILYENFRLPSERELANQLGVNRSTVVRAYDELNAEGFVEKRASSGTYVIGQSEAQAVNHLRERIQFNYQKYQQNDYMTKVEEMIKMDASSVLDAYSGELPYNLIPNISLPNVNWQSFLSVEVSRLGYKPLRKNIATLVGKMYSYEPKIEEIMLTAGGQQSLVLLIQSLLKPGDTVALEDPSFFNGISVLNAMSIKVVRIPIDKDGLCLNELEDAIKKESIQLILTNPNFQNPTGTTMSLTRRKKLIALCELYRIPIIEDDVFGQLAYEAPSRIPLLKELSPQLVIYIGSLSKILGSRMQLGWIEAPVYVLDEVAKLRDEYETQLNIFPQVMASYAVSDPEFSEKLMVLRQTLEERMRYFIEAIKKELSSSLDYTMPKGGYYIWLTYTKRTLIKEDWRLLIKDSIVVLPGFVMSKEMQSCRVNVSRLTTKQIDLFIIKFKDIITQWNKHIEE from the coding sequence ATGAATATTATATTAGAAAGAGAAACCAATACGCCATTGTATCGACAAATTATGAATCAATTGATTTATCAAATTGATGAAGGTATTCTGTACGAAAATTTTAGACTACCATCAGAAAGAGAGTTAGCTAATCAACTAGGTGTCAATCGCAGTACCGTTGTAAGAGCTTATGATGAGTTAAATGCTGAAGGGTTTGTCGAAAAACGAGCGAGCAGTGGAACGTATGTTATTGGCCAGTCAGAAGCACAGGCGGTTAATCATTTGAGAGAGCGAATTCAGTTTAATTATCAAAAATACCAACAAAATGATTACATGACAAAAGTCGAAGAGATGATAAAAATGGACGCGTCAAGTGTATTAGATGCTTATAGTGGTGAGTTACCTTATAATTTAATTCCTAATATCAGTTTGCCTAATGTAAATTGGCAATCATTTTTATCTGTAGAAGTATCTAGACTTGGATATAAGCCACTTCGAAAAAATATTGCGACATTGGTAGGCAAAATGTATTCGTATGAACCAAAAATCGAAGAAATCATGTTAACAGCTGGTGGACAACAAAGTTTAGTGTTACTAATCCAATCTTTACTAAAACCGGGAGACACTGTGGCATTGGAAGATCCGTCTTTTTTTAATGGCATTTCTGTTTTAAATGCCATGTCGATTAAAGTAGTTAGGATACCAATTGATAAAGATGGTTTGTGTTTGAATGAGTTAGAGGATGCAATAAAAAAAGAGAGTATCCAACTTATCTTAACTAATCCGAACTTTCAAAATCCAACAGGTACCACGATGAGTTTGACTAGACGAAAAAAATTAATAGCATTGTGTGAGCTATATCGCATTCCGATTATTGAAGATGATGTGTTTGGCCAGTTAGCTTATGAAGCTCCTAGTAGAATACCGTTACTTAAAGAATTATCTCCTCAATTAGTTATCTACATTGGGTCGTTGTCGAAAATACTAGGTAGTAGAATGCAATTAGGATGGATTGAAGCACCTGTTTATGTGCTGGATGAAGTTGCAAAGCTAAGAGATGAATATGAAACCCAGTTAAATATTTTTCCTCAGGTCATGGCATCATATGCCGTCTCAGACCCAGAGTTTTCTGAAAAATTGATGGTATTACGTCAGACTCTAGAAGAGAGAATGAGGTATTTTATTGAGGCCATCAAAAAAGAATTAAGTTCTAGTCTTGATTATACGATGCCAAAAGGTGGCTATTATATATGGTTGACCTATACTAAGCGCACGCTGATAAAAGAGGATTGGCGTTTGTTAATTAAAGACTCTATTGTTGTATTGCCAGGATTTGTGATGAGTAAAGAAATGCAAAGCTGCCGAGTGAATGTCTCACGACTAACGACAAAACAAATTGATTTATTTATCATAAAATTTAAAGACATCATCACGCAATGGAATAAACACATTGAAGAGTAA
- the thiD gene encoding bifunctional hydroxymethylpyrimidine kinase/phosphomethylpyrimidine kinase, which translates to MVKKILTVAGSDAGGGAGIQADLKTFEEYGTFGISSITSILTVDPKTKKPSIYPIPIDIVEKELDTAFSGGALDALKIGLLGSLPVIDLLEHYLVKVNQKNIVLDPVMAVKTNKDVLQPELVNGMIKKLMPLADIVTPNLVEACILSDMPTIETEEDMRKAVKKIFDLGPKSVIIKGGARFKGDVATDLFYDGEQLLFIHEDKLDTVTNHGAGCSFAAAITAGLAKGLTLESSVRLAKKYVTSAIKHGLYLNDFTGYVWHGAFLEATNRMTLGDD; encoded by the coding sequence ATGGTAAAAAAAATATTAACCGTTGCTGGCTCTGATGCAGGAGGCGGAGCAGGAATTCAAGCAGATTTAAAAACATTTGAAGAATACGGGACATTTGGGATAAGCAGTATCACCAGTATTTTAACCGTTGATCCCAAAACAAAAAAACCATCCATTTACCCAATCCCGATTGATATTGTGGAAAAAGAACTCGATACTGCCTTTTCTGGGGGCGCGCTTGACGCATTAAAAATCGGGCTATTAGGTAGTTTACCAGTCATTGATTTACTCGAACATTATTTAGTCAAAGTAAATCAAAAAAATATCGTTTTAGATCCTGTGATGGCTGTTAAAACAAATAAAGATGTGTTACAACCTGAATTGGTCAATGGCATGATAAAAAAATTGATGCCTTTAGCAGATATTGTGACACCAAATCTTGTCGAAGCCTGTATATTGTCTGATATGCCGACAATTGAAACAGAAGAAGACATGAGGAAAGCTGTCAAAAAGATTTTCGACCTTGGGCCAAAATCTGTCATCATCAAAGGGGGCGCTCGTTTTAAAGGAGACGTTGCAACGGATTTATTTTATGATGGTGAACAGCTTTTGTTTATCCACGAAGACAAGTTAGATACTGTTACAAACCACGGAGCTGGATGCTCCTTTGCAGCGGCTATTACTGCAGGACTTGCAAAAGGATTAACCCTTGAATCAAGTGTTAGGTTAGCTAAAAAATATGTAACAAGTGCAATAAAACATGGACTATATTTAAATGACTTTACAGGATATGTTTGGCATGGTGCCTTTTTAGAAGCAACAAATAGAATGACTTTAGGAGATGATTAG
- a CDS encoding ECF transporter S component — translation MTSTRWSIKETTLMGLFAALTVVGTSIRVPLPALVGNPFFHFGLPILSLAVLTLGFFKGSLAGGIGFAIFDILNGFAAEAPYFVLESFVVGAALSLAYSRLQKYDDKVWFIPTIMFFAAIAKIIMTFLKNLVIQLMMGNAFGVSAFASFSTLYITVINAIAAIIIVSLLYKPVKALTSKMLY, via the coding sequence ATGACTAGTACAAGATGGAGTATAAAAGAAACCACATTAATGGGATTGTTCGCGGCTTTAACGGTTGTTGGGACAAGTATTCGTGTCCCACTACCAGCCCTTGTAGGAAATCCATTTTTTCACTTTGGCTTACCGATTTTATCGTTAGCAGTGTTAACGCTAGGCTTTTTTAAAGGATCTTTGGCCGGTGGAATTGGTTTTGCTATTTTTGATATTTTAAATGGATTTGCCGCTGAAGCACCTTATTTCGTGTTAGAAAGTTTTGTCGTTGGTGCTGCTCTTAGTTTGGCTTATTCACGACTTCAAAAATATGACGACAAAGTTTGGTTTATTCCAACGATTATGTTTTTTGCAGCTATCGCTAAAATCATCATGACTTTTCTAAAAAATTTAGTCATTCAACTCATGATGGGAAATGCGTTTGGCGTGTCTGCATTTGCTAGTTTTTCAACACTTTATATTACCGTTATTAACGCTATTGCCGCCATTATCATTGTGTCATTACTTTATAAACCGGTAAAAGCTCTTACAAGTAAAATGTTGTACTAA
- the nhaC gene encoding Na+/H+ antiporter NhaC: MKKKIGLLEASVVLLIILCCISLGVIVFKLSPNVVILFAVALTIGYMVMRKMPLEWVNEGIISGLKPGVIPIFIFLLVGALIAVWIQAGIIPTIMVIGFKLLSVKWFIPSIFLVCAIVGSAVGSAFTVMSTIGIAFFGIGVTLGLNPPLIVGAIASGAIFGDKMSPLSESTNLASAVVEADLFDHIKNMMWSTIPAFLVSLILFTVIGKSDATAELTNVKEVTQVLETNFHISLWSLIPILLMLVCAWKKLPAIMTILLNVVVAVVMIIIQQGSVDLANLASVIENGFVSKTGNEQVDMLLTRGGINSMTFTVLLIILTLSLGGILMRIGLVTTVIEAVAKKLHSPKQLIIVSLLSSIGVNIFIGEQLLSVILPGNAFKDVYKKMDLDPVVLSRTLEDGGTVINYLIPWGIAGSFVANTFGVPTMSYMPFVFFSLLSPVFSIISALTGIGVRYTKKVAD, encoded by the coding sequence ATGAAGAAAAAGATTGGCTTGTTAGAAGCAAGTGTTGTGTTATTAATTATTTTATGTTGTATTTCATTAGGCGTTATTGTGTTTAAATTGTCACCTAATGTGGTGATATTATTTGCGGTTGCGTTGACAATTGGCTACATGGTAATGAGAAAAATGCCATTAGAGTGGGTCAACGAAGGCATTATAAGCGGTTTAAAACCGGGGGTTATTCCAATTTTTATCTTTTTACTTGTTGGAGCACTTATAGCCGTCTGGATACAAGCTGGTATTATCCCAACCATTATGGTAATCGGATTTAAATTATTAAGTGTGAAGTGGTTTATTCCATCTATTTTTCTTGTTTGTGCTATTGTCGGGAGTGCCGTTGGGAGTGCCTTTACCGTCATGTCGACTATCGGTATTGCTTTTTTTGGAATTGGTGTGACACTGGGGTTAAACCCTCCTTTAATTGTTGGAGCAATAGCTTCAGGAGCGATTTTTGGTGACAAGATGTCGCCACTGTCTGAATCAACTAATTTAGCTTCAGCTGTGGTAGAAGCAGATTTATTTGACCATATAAAAAATATGATGTGGTCAACAATTCCAGCATTTTTAGTATCATTGATATTATTTACGGTTATTGGAAAATCTGATGCGACAGCTGAATTGACAAATGTTAAAGAAGTGACGCAAGTATTGGAAACCAATTTTCATATATCTTTGTGGTCGCTCATTCCAATTTTACTGATGCTAGTCTGTGCGTGGAAAAAACTTCCAGCGATCATGACGATTTTATTAAATGTAGTAGTAGCTGTTGTGATGATTATTATCCAACAAGGTTCAGTTGATTTGGCTAATTTAGCCAGTGTTATTGAAAATGGGTTTGTTTCTAAAACAGGGAATGAACAAGTAGACATGTTACTAACGCGTGGTGGGATTAACAGCATGACGTTTACAGTGTTATTGATTATTTTAACCTTATCACTTGGTGGTATTTTGATGCGAATTGGGTTAGTGACAACAGTGATTGAAGCTGTAGCGAAAAAACTTCATTCACCAAAACAATTAATTATTGTTAGTTTGTTATCTAGTATCGGGGTAAATATTTTTATCGGGGAGCAATTGTTATCAGTAATTTTACCAGGAAATGCTTTTAAAGATGTTTATAAAAAAATGGATTTAGATCCAGTTGTGTTGAGTCGAACGCTCGAAGATGGAGGAACGGTAATCAATTACTTAATTCCTTGGGGGATTGCCGGAAGTTTTGTTGCTAATACATTTGGCGTACCAACGATGAGTTATATGCCGTTTGTTTTCTTTAGTTTATTGTCACCAGTATTCTCTATAATAAGTGCCCTAACAGGAATTGGAGTAAGATACACAAAAAAAGTTGCCGATTAG